Proteins encoded in a region of the Paracholeplasma morum genome:
- the potA gene encoding spermidine/putrescine ABC transporter ATP-binding protein produces the protein MKKVIELKNVTKAFSSQVVLKGIDLDIYENEFVTLLGPSGCGKTTTLRIIGGFEKPSKGEVLFNGVSVVDLPPHKRPTNTVFQRYALFPHLDVYENVAFGLRLKLKKSKLSSKEKEAEIERKVSKYLQMVGLVGYEKRSINKLSGGQQQRVAIARALINEPEVLLLDEPLAALDLKLRQEMQYELKEIQRNAGITFIFVTHDQEEALTMSDKIVVMNDGEIQQIGTPEDIYNEPINRFVAGFIGESNIIEGIMKDDYLVHFDGKDYVCVDKGFKRNEEVDIVLRPEDLDIVAQGEGFIDGVVDSIIFKGVHYEIDVKTKDRLYTIHTIKYHEEGSDVSIIFDKEDIHVMEKW, from the coding sequence ATGAAAAAAGTAATCGAATTAAAAAATGTAACCAAGGCTTTTAGTAGCCAAGTGGTACTAAAGGGGATAGATTTAGACATCTATGAAAATGAGTTTGTGACATTACTAGGTCCTTCTGGATGTGGTAAAACAACAACTTTAAGAATTATTGGTGGTTTTGAAAAACCTTCTAAAGGTGAAGTTTTATTCAATGGCGTTTCGGTGGTAGATTTACCTCCACATAAAAGACCAACGAATACGGTGTTTCAACGCTATGCTTTATTTCCACATCTTGATGTGTATGAAAACGTTGCTTTTGGACTTAGATTAAAACTGAAGAAGTCAAAGCTTTCCAGTAAAGAAAAAGAAGCAGAGATTGAACGTAAAGTATCTAAGTATCTTCAAATGGTTGGTTTAGTGGGCTATGAGAAAAGAAGCATTAATAAGCTTTCTGGTGGGCAACAACAACGTGTTGCCATCGCACGTGCGCTAATTAATGAACCAGAAGTACTATTACTAGATGAACCACTTGCTGCACTTGACTTAAAACTTAGACAAGAAATGCAATACGAACTTAAAGAGATTCAACGCAATGCAGGAATTACCTTTATCTTTGTAACTCATGATCAGGAAGAAGCGCTAACGATGAGTGATAAGATTGTTGTAATGAATGATGGTGAGATCCAACAAATAGGAACACCTGAGGATATTTATAATGAACCAATTAATAGATTTGTCGCTGGGTTCATCGGTGAATCAAACATCATTGAAGGCATTATGAAAGATGATTATCTAGTTCATTTTGATGGTAAGGATTATGTCTGTGTTGATAAAGGGTTTAAGCGAAATGAAGAAGTGGACATTGTCCTACGTCCTGAAGATTTAGATATTGTTGCACAAGGCGAAGGCTTTATTGATGGGGTGGTTGATTCGATCATCTTTAAAGGTGTTCACTATGAAATTGATGTTAAGACCAAAGACCGTTTATATACCATTCATACGATAAAGTATCACGAAGAAGGCTCTGACGTATCCATCATTTTTGACAAAGAAGATATTCATGTCATGGAGAAGTGGTAA